From the genome of Labrus bergylta chromosome 12, fLabBer1.1, whole genome shotgun sequence, one region includes:
- the LOC109986037 gene encoding protein kinase C and casein kinase substrate in neurons protein 1: protein MSGSYDECVGADDTMDSFWEVGNYKRAVKRVDDGHRLCNDLMGCLQERAKIEKAYGDQLTAWSKRWRQLIEKGPQYGSVERAWLAVMTEADKVSELHQDVKNNLMNEDVEKVKNWQKEAYHKQMIGGFKEAKEADEGFKKAQKPWAKKLKEMEAAKKTYHMACKEEKLAAAREANGKTEASVTPDQQKKLHEKVDKCKQDMLKAKEKYEKSLEELNKCTPQYMECMEQVFDQCQQHEVKRLTFLKEALLDIKRHLNLTENQSYGTIYRELERTILAANTQEDLKWFSNNHGPGMHMNWPAFEEYNPDQASAPPKKKKPDGAPPTPSTDHVAPPGDRSSVSSYEKNQAYSTEWSDDEQPASYSGNENGGNGGNGNSFEEDSSTPGKGVRVRALYDYDGQEQDELTFKAGDELTKTEDEDEQGWCRGRLDSGQEGLYPANYVEAI from the exons ATGTCTGGCTCCTACGATGAATGTGTTGGTGCTGACGACACCATGGACAGCTTCTGGGAG gTAGGGAACTACAAACGTGCTGTCAAGAGAGTTGATGATGGCCATCGGCTCTGCAATGACCTCATGGGCTGCCTGCAGGAGCGTGCGAAGATAGAGAAAGCATATGGCGATCAGCTAACTGCCTGGTCCAAGAGATGGAGGCAGCTCATTGAGAAAG GTCCACAGTACGGCTCTGTGGAGAGAGCCTGGCTGGCTGTGATGACGGAGGCAGACAAAGTGAGTGAGCTGCACCAAGATGTGAAGAACAACCTGATGAACGAGGACGTGGAGAAAGTGAAGAACTGGCAGAAGGAGGCCTATCACAAGCAAATGATTGGAGGCTTCAAGGAGGCCAAGGAGGCGGATGAAGGATTCAAGAAGGCTCAGAAGCCCTGGGCCAAGAAGCTCAaggag ATGGAGGCAGCTAAAAAAACATACCACATGGCCTGCAAGGAGGAGAAGCTGGCTGCCGCCCGAGAGGCCAACGGCAAGACCGAGGCTTCTGTCACACCCGACCAGCAGAAGAAGCTCCACGAGAAAGTGGACAAATGCAAACAGGACATGCTGAAG GCTAAAGAGAAGTATGAGAAgtctctggaggagctgaaCAAGTGCACCCCGCAGTACATGGAGTGCATGGAGCAGGTGTTCGATCAGTGCCAGCAGCATGAAGTCAAGAGGCTGACCTTCCTCAAGGAGGCCCTACTGGACATCAAACGCCACCTTAACCTCACTGAGAACCAAAG CTATGGCACAATATACAGAGAACTAGAGCGCACCATCCTGGCTGCAAACACGCAAGAAGACCTGAAGTGGTTCAGCAACAACCACGGCCCTGGGATGCATATGAACTGGCCCGCTTTTGAG GAATACAACCCAGACCAGGCCAGTGCTcctccaaagaagaagaaaccagaCGGAGCCCCACCCACTCCGAGCACAGACCATGTGGCTCCACCTGGTGACCGCAGCAG TGTGAGCAGCTATGAGAAAAACCAAGCCTACTCGACTGAGTGGTCCGATGATGAGCAGCCCGCTTCATACTCTGGCAACGAGAACGGAGGGAACGGAGGGAACGGTAATTCATTCGAAGAGGACTCCAGCACTCCAGGGAAAGGGGTCCGTGTGCGCGCTCTGTACGATTATGATGGACAGGAACAGGACGAGCTCACCTTCAAAGCAG GTGACGAGCTGACCAAGACTGAGGACGAAGATGAGCAAGGCTGGTGTAGAGGTCGTTTGGACAGCGGCCAAGAGGGACTGTACCCGGCCAATTATGTCGAGGCGATCTAG